The Neodiprion virginianus isolate iyNeoVirg1 chromosome 5, iyNeoVirg1.1, whole genome shotgun sequence genome contains a region encoding:
- the LOC124306442 gene encoding mucin-22-like isoform X10, translating into MLSPNRVLLVISILASSTSSGSANTCTEGQYMNEETKQCTDIPGGGYYVSEATEICETSSLYPHSQNPTQYYFCSSNVLVLMECEEEKYYNWLIETCTTEIVIEVIPTIRIKNGIRDDIELDSCNTTGRFPVEVDCKVFYMCSTNTTHYFQQMMQCPSGTTYNGRSQICSVNRPCDDENSGCETNDESSTTEEATTFSESTTSGDTTTSGSSSTSESSTTEGATTSVKWTTPEVSTTGRSTTTTESPTTTECSTTEEETTSSETTTSGDTTTSGSSSTSESWTTEGATTSVKWTTPEVSTTRESTTTTQRPTTTESSTTEKEITSSETTTSGDTTTSGSSSTSESWTTEGATTSVKWTTPEVSTTGESTTTTQSPTTTESSTTEKETTSSETTTSGDTTTSGSSSTSESWTTEGATTSVEWTTPGASTTGESTTTTQSPTTTESSTTENETTSLETTTSGDTTTSGSSSTSASWTTEEATTSVKWTTPEASTTGESTTTTQSPTTTESSTTEKETTSSKTTTSGDTTTSGSSSTSESWTTKGATTSVEWTTPGASTTGESTTTTQSPTTTESSTTEKETTSSETTTSGDTTTSGSSSTSASWTTEDATTSVKWTTPEVSTTGESTTTTQSPTTTESSTTENETTSSETTTSGDTTTSGSSSTSESWTTEEATTSVKWTTPEVSTTGESTTTTQSPTTTESSTTEKETTSSETTTSGDTTTSGSSSTSASWTTEEATTSVKWTTPEVSTTGESTTTTQSPTTTESSTTENETTSSETTTSGDTTTSGSSSTSESWTTEKETTSVKWTTPGASTTGESTTTTESTTTTECSTTEEETTSSETTTSGDTTTSGSSSTSESWTTEGATTSVKWTTPEVSTTGESTTTTQSPTTTESSTTEKETTSSETTTSGDTTTSGSSSTSESWTTKGATTSVEWTTPGASTTGESTTTTQSPNTTETSTTEKETTSSETTTSGDTTTSGSSSTSDSWTTEKETTSVKWTTPGASTTGESTTTTQSPTTTESSTTENETTSSETTTSGDTTTSGSSSTSESWTTEKETTSVKWTTPGASTTGESTTTTQSPNTTETSTTEKETTSSETTTNGDTTTSGSSSTSESWTTEEATTSVKWTTPEASTTGESTTTTQSPTTTESSTTEKETTSSETTTSGDTTTSGSSSTSASWTTEEATTSVKWTTPEVSTTGESTTTTQSPTTTESSTTENETTSSETTTSGDTTTSGSSSTSESWTTEKETTSVKWTTPGASTTGESTTTTESTTTTECSTTEEETTSSETTTSGDTTTSGSSSTSESWTTEGATTSVKWTTPEVSTTGESTTTTQSPTTTESSTTEKETTSSETTTSGDTTTSGSSSTSESWTTKGATTSVEWTTPGASTTGESTTTTQSPNTTETSTTEKETTSSETTTSGDTTTSGSSSTSDSWTTEKETTSVKWTTPGASTTGESTTTTQSPTTTESSTTENETTSSETTTSGDTTTSGSSSTSESWTTEKETTSVKWTTPGASTTGESTTTTQSPNTTETSTTEKETTSSETTTNGDTTTSGSSSTSESWTTEKETTSVKWTTPGASTTGESTTTTQSPNTTETSTTEKETTSSETTTNGDTTTSGSSSTSDSWTTEKETTSVKWTTPGASTTGESTTTTQSPTTTESLTTEKETTSLETTTSGDTTTSGSSSTSESWTTEEATTSVKWTTPEASTTGESTTTTQSPTTTESSTTEKETTSSETTTSGDTTTSESSSTSESWTTEKETTSVEWTTLGASTTGESTTTTQSPTTTESSTTEKETTSSETTISGDTTTSGSSSTSESWTTKGATTSVEWTTPGALTTGESTTTTQSPTTTESSTTENETTSSETTTSGDTTTSGSSSTSESWTTEEATTSVKWTTPEASTTGESTTTTQSPTTTESSTTEKETTSSETTTSGDTTTSGSSSTSESWTTKGATTSVEWTTPGASTTGESTTTTQSQTTTESSTTEKETTSSETTTSGDTTTSGSSSTSESWTTEGATTSVKWTTLGASTTGESTTTTGSSFTTESSTTVGRSSTASTMTTDSRTTMEEMTSTGSTERTTDSSTTICVDVTLSPITTTATVPVTVECSSVGFTRVENSCTEYIQCTSEMLNTNTSTLPYKCPTCLRFNEQLAVCDYVSNVPECSNGASSSEKCTGPGTFRNTQDLQKYYTCENINDEILMTSHTCSGELIFNPDTLSCDDPASVTTIVQADECYTIGFFANSVHCGEFFMCTMETDALVQINSTCPPGLIYNEYGGYCTDATEIPGFSAVSDLDPTR; encoded by the exons ATGCTCTCGCCGAACAGGGTCCTACTCGTGATATCAATACTTGCTTCAAGTACCTCGTCAGGATCC GCGAATACATGTACGGAGGGGCAGTACATGAATGAAGAAACGAAACAATGCACTGATATACCTGGAGGAGGGTACTATGTTTCGGAAGCAACGGAAATTTGCGAAACCAGTAGTTTGTATCCGCATTCACAGAACCCGACACAATATTACTTCTGCTCGTCGAATGTACTAGTTTTGATGGAGTGTGAGGAGGAGAAATACTACAATTGGCTGATAGAAACTTGTACAACTGAAATTGTGATAGAAGTGATTCCCACCATTCGAATTAAGAATGGAATTCGTGACGATATCGAATTGGATTCATGCAATACGACCGGTCGATTTCCTGTTGAGGTGGACTGCAAGGTGTTCTACATGTGTAGCACCAACACAACACATTATTTTCAGCAAATGATGCAATGTCCATCCGGTACTACGTATAATGGACGTAGTCAAATTTGCTCGGTAAACAGACCGTGCGATGATGAGAATAGCGGGTGTGAGACTAATGACGAGAGTTCCACTACCGAGGAAGCGACCACTTTTTCTGAATCGACGACAAGCGGAGACACAACTACATCCGGAAGTTCATCAACATCAGAAAGTTCGACGACTGAGGGAGCAACTACGTCCGTCAAATGGACGACTCCGGAAGTGTCGACGACAG GCAGAAGCACGACCACGACAGAAAGTCCAACGACGACTGAATGTTCAACTACAGAGGAAGAGACTACTTCCTCGGAAACGACAACTAGCGGAGACACAACTACATCCGGAAGTTCATCAACATCTGAAAGTTGGACGACTGAGGGAGCAACAACGTCCGTCAAATGGACGACTCCAGAAGTGTCGACGACACGCGAAAGCACGACTACGACGCAAAGACCAACTACTACTGAAAGTTCAACTACGGAGAAAGAGATTACTTCTTCGGAAACGACAACCAGCGGAGACACAACTACATCCGGAAGTTCATCAACATCAGAAAGTTGGACAACTGAGGGAGCAACTAC ATCCGTCAAATGGACCACTCCAGAAGTGTCGACGACAGGCGAAAGCACGACTACGACGCAAAGTCCAACCACGACTGAAAG TTCAACTACGGAGAAAGAGACTACTTCTTCGGAAACGACAACCAGCGGAGACACAACTACATCCGGAAGTTCATCAACATCAGAAAGTTGGACTACTGAGGGAGCAACTACATCCGTCGAATGGACAACACCGGGAGCGTCGACAACAGGCGAAAGCACGACTACGACGCAAAGTCCAACCACGACTGAAAGTTCAACTACGGAGAACGAGACTACTTCTTTGGAAACGACAACCAGCGGAGACACAACTACATCCGGAAGTTCATCAACCTCCGCAAGTTGGACGACTGAGGAAGCAACAACATCCGTCAAATGGACGACGCCGGAAGCGTCGACGACAGGCGAAAGCACGACTACGACGCAAAGTCCAACCACGACTGAAAGTTCAACTACGGAGAAAGAGACTACTTCTTCGAAAACGACAACCAGCGGAGACACAACTACATCCGGAAGTTCATCAACATCAGAAAGTTGGACTACTAAGGGAGCAACTACATCCGTCGAATGGACAACACCGGGAGCGTCGACAACAGGCGAAAGCACAACTACGACGCAAAGTCCAACCACGACTGAAAGTTCAACTACGGAGAAAGAGACAACTTCTTCGGAAACGACAACCAGCGGAGACACAACTACATCCGGAAGTTCATCAACATCCGCAAGTTGGACGACTGAGGATGCAACTACATCCGTCAAATGGACCACTCCAGAAGTGTCGACGACAGGCGAAAGCACGACTACGACGCAAAGTCCAACCACGACTGAAAGTTCAACGACGGAGAACGAGACTACTTCTTCGGAAACGACAACTAGCGGAGACACAACTACATCCGGAAGTTCATCAACATCCGAAAGTTGGACGACTGAGGAAGCAACAACATCCGTCAAATGGACGACGCCGGAAGTGTCGACGACAGGCGAAAGCACGACTACGACGCAAAGTCCAACCACGACTGAAAGTTCAACTACGGAGAAAGAGACAACTTCTTCGGAAACGACAACCAGCGGAGACACAACTACATCCGGAAGTTCATCAACATCCGCAAGTTGGACGACTGAGGAAGCAACTACATCCGTCAAATGGACCACTCCAGAAGTGTCGACGACAGGCGAAAGCACGACTACGACGCAAAGTCCAACCACGACTGAAAGTTCAACTACGGAGAACGAGACTACTTCTTCGGAAACGACAACTAGCGGAGACACAACTACATCCGGAAGTTCATCAACATCAGAAAGTTGGACCACTGAGAAAGAAACAACATCCGTCAAATGGACGACACCGGGAGCGTCGACGACAGGCGAAAGCACGACTACGACCGAAAGCACAACGACGACTGAATGTTCAACCACGGAGGAAGAGACTACTTCCTCGGAAACGACAACTAGCGGAGACACAACTACATCCGGAAGTTCATCAACATCCGAAAGTTGGACGACTGAGGGAGCAACTACATCCGTCAAATGGACCACTCCAGAAGTGTCGACGACAGGCGAAAGCACGACTACGACGCAAAGTCCAACCACGACTGAAAGTTCAACTACAGAGAAAGAGACTACTTCCTCGGAAACGACAACCAGCGGAGACACAACTACATCCGGAAGTTCATCAACATCAGAAAGTTGGACGACTAAGGGAGCAACTACATCCGTCGAATGGACGACGCCGGGAGCGTCGACGACAGGCGAAAGCACGACTACGACGCAAAGTCCGAATACGACTGAAACTTCAACTACGGAGAAAGAGACTACTTCCTCGGAAACGACAACCAGCGGAGACACAACTACATCTGGAAGTTCATCAACATCCGATAGTTGGACCACTGAGAAAGAAACAACATCCGTCAAATGGACGACGCCGGGAGCGTCGACGACAGGCGAAAGCACGACTACGACGCAAAGTCCAACCACGACTGAAAGTTCAACTACGGAGAACGAGACTACTTCTTCGGAAACGACAACCAGCGGAGACACAACTACATCCGGAAGTTCATCAACATCCGAAAGTTGGACCACTGAGAAAGAAACAACATCCGTCAAATGGACGACGCCGGGAGCGTCGACGACAGGCGAAAGCACGACTACGACGCAAAGTCCGAATACGACTGAAACTTCAACTACGGAGAAAGAGACTACTTCCTCGGAAACGACAACCAACGGAGACACAACTACATCCGGAAGTTCATCAACATCCGAAAGTTGGACGACTGAGGAAGCAACAACATCCGTCAAATGGACGACGCCGGAAGCGTCGACGACAGGCGAAAGCACGACTACGACGCAAAGTCCAACCACGACTGAAAGTTCAACTACGGAGAAAGAGACAACTTCTTCGGAAACGACAACCAGCGGAGACACAACTACATCCGGAAGTTCATCAACATCCGCAAGTTGGACGACTGAGGAAGCAACTACATCCGTCAAATGGACCACTCCAGAAGTGTCGACGACAGGCGAAAGCACGACTACGACGCAAAGTCCAACCACGACTGAAAGTTCAACTACGGAGAACGAGACTACTTCTTCGGAAACGACAACTAGCGGAGACACAACTACATCCGGAAGTTCATCAACATCAGAAAGTTGGACCACTGAGAAAGAAACAACATCCGTCAAATGGACGACACCGGGAGCGTCGACGACAGGCGAAAGCACGACTACGACCGAAAGCACAACGACGACTGAATGTTCAACCACGGAGGAAGAGACTACTTCCTCGGAAACGACAACTAGCGGAGACACAACTACATCCGGAAGTTCATCAACATCCGAAAGTTGGACGACTGAGGGAGCAACTACATCCGTCAAATGGACCACTCCAGAAGTGTCGACGACAGGCGAAAGCACGACTACGACGCAAAGTCCAACCACGACTGAAAGTTCAACTACGGAGAAAGAGACTACTTCCTCGGAAACGACAACCAGCGGAGACACAACTACATCCGGAAGTTCATCAACATCAGAAAGTTGGACGACTAAGGGAGCAACTACATCCGTCGAATGGACGACGCCGGGAGCGTCGACGACAGGCGAAAGCACGACTACGACGCAAAGTCCGAATACGACTGAAACTTCAACTACGGAGAAAGAGACTACTTCCTCGGAAACGACAACCAGCGGAGACACAACTACATCTGGAAGTTCATCAACATCCGATAGTTGGACCACTGAGAAAGAAACAACATCCGTCAAATGGACGACGCCGGGAGCGTCGACGACAGGCGAAAGCACGACTACGACGCAAAGTCCAACCACGACTGAAAGTTCAACTACGGAGAACGAGACTACTTCTTCGGAAACGACAACCAGCGGAGACACAACTACATCCGGAAGTTCATCAACATCCGAAAGTTGGACCACTGAGAAAGAAACAACATCCGTCAAATGGACGACGCCGGGAGCGTCGACGACAGGCGAAAGCACGACTACGACGCAAAGTCCGAATACGACTGAAACTTCAACTACGGAGAAAGAGACTACTTCCTCGGAAACGACAACCAACGGAGACACAACTACATCCGGAAGTTCATCAACATCCGAAAGTTGGACCACTGAGAAAGAAACAACATCCGTCAAATGGACGACGCCGGGAGCGTCGACGACAGGCGAAAGCACGACTACGACGCAAAGTCCGAATACGACTGAAACTTCAACTACGGAGAAAGAGACTACTTCCTCGGAAACGACAACCAACGGAGACACAACTACATCTGGAAGTTCATCAACATCCGATAGTTGGACCACTGAGAAAGAAACAACATCCGTCAAATGGACGACGCCGGGAGCGTCGACGACAGGCGAAAGCACGACTACGACGCAAAGTCCAACCACGACTGAAAGTTTAACTACGGAGAAAGAGACTACTTCTTTGGAAACGACAACCAGCGGAGACACAACTACATCCGGAAGTTCATCAACATCCGAAAGTTGGACGACTGAGGAAGCAACAACATCCGTCAAATGGACGACGCCGGAAGCGTCGACGACAGGCGAAAGCACGACTACGACGCAAAGTCCAACCACGACTGAAAGTTCAACTACGGAGAAAGAGACTACTTCTTCGGAAACGACAACCAGCGGAGACACAACTAC ATCCGAAAGTTCATCAACATCAGAAAGTTGGACCACTGAGAAAGAAACAACATCCGTCGAATGGACGACGCTAGGAGCGTCGACGACAGGCGAAAGCACGACTACGACGCAAAGTCCAACCACGACTGAAAGTTCAACTACGGAGAAAGAGACTACTTCCTCGGAAACGACAATCAGCGGAGACACAACTACATCCGGAAGTTCATCAACATCAGAAAGTTGGACTACTAAGGGAGCAACTACATCTGTCGAATGGACAACACCGGGAGCGTTGACAACAGGCGAAAGCACGACTACGACGCAAAGTCCAACCACGACTGAAAGTTCAACTACGGAGAACGAGACTACTTCTTCGGAAACGACAACCAGCGGAGACACAACTACATCCGGAAGTTCATCAACATCAGAAAGTTGGACGACTGAGGAAGCAACAACATCCGTCAAATGGACGACGCCGGAAGCGTCGACGACAGGCGAAAGCACGACTACGACGCAAAGTCCAACCACGACTGAAAGTTCAACTACGGAGAAAGAGACTACTTCTTCGGAAACGACAACCAGCGGAGACACAACTACATCCGGAAGTTCATCAACATCAGAAAGTTGGACTACTAAGGGAGCAACTACATCCGTCGAATGGACAACACCGGGAGCGTCGACAACAGGCGAAAGCACGACTACGACGCAAAGTCAAACCACGACTGAAAGTTCAACTACGGAGAAAGAGACAACTTCTTCGGAAACGACAACCAGCGGAGACACAACTACATCCGGAAGTTCATCAACATCCGAAAGTTGGACGACTGAGGGAGCAACTACATCCGTCAAATGGACGACGCTGGGAGCGTCGACGACAGGCGAAAGCACGACTACGACTGGAAGTTCATTCACGACGGAGAGTTCAACCACTGTGGGACGGTCGAGCACAGCAAGTACGATGACCACCGACAGCCGAACCACTATGGAGGAGATGACTTCCACGGGTTCAACAGAAAGAACCACTGATAGTTCCACTACCATTTGTGTAGATGTTACATTATCCCCAATTACGACAACGGCCACAGTGCCAGTAACAG tTGAGTGTTCTTCCGTGGGATTTACGAGAGTTGAAAACAGCTGCACGGAATACATACAATGCACCAGTGAAATGTTAAACACTAATACTTCAACTTTGCCTTATAAATGCCCCACTTGTCTTCGGTTCAACGAACAACTTGCCGTTTGTGATTACGTATCAAACGTACCAGAATGTTCGAATGGTGCAAGTTCTTCAGAAAAATGCACTGGACCAGGAACATTCAGGAATACTCAAGATCTTCAGAAATATTACACATGTGAAAATATCAATGATGAAATTCTAATGACATCACATACCTGTTCAGGAGAATTAATCTTCAACCCAGATACCCTATCATGCGATGATCCAGCGAGTGTTACAACTATAGTGCAAGCTGACGAGTGTTATACAATTGGTTTCTTTGCTAATTCGGTACACTGTGGAGAGTTTTTCATGTGCACCATGGAAACCGATGCATTGGTTCAAATAAACTCCACCTGTCCACCTGGACTAATCTACAATGAATATGGAGGATATTGTACAGATGCCACCGAAATACCAGGAT TTTCAGCTGTCAGCGATCTGGACCCAACAAGATAA